A single region of the Lysinibacillus sp. B2A1 genome encodes:
- a CDS encoding IS4 family transposase, protein MSKNNTIFTLLQNFLPETELQAILAEFDFVDTARKCTVSTLISYLVGAAAHEWKSLRHVADVTPSMGLLSVEHSSLSKRLKDLDYHIMKRIFDVVSGKLNRSAKRSLSMNKELLAVDSTTITVGKNRLPWALYHGERSGIKLHVSFTNESAMPLKVIETIGLKHDGPIGESLKDKRFVLVGDRAYFSIDKVDRYVKEKQDFVIRLKDNLHLNQKKSLKYTPSKGSNVTADFTCTMGTPQKQTEKRHRVVEFIDYEGKTMRVVTSLMNITPEEIANMYKSRWAIESFFRWIKQNLNVPILFGTTPNAVFNQLFAALITYVLLNFLHKQGQKKKGTKSLSFAGFSRLFLCAALPFEWRLCINETLAFYRKLYE, encoded by the coding sequence TTGTCCAAGAATAACACGATTTTTACGTTACTTCAAAACTTTCTTCCAGAAACAGAGCTTCAAGCGATTTTAGCTGAATTCGATTTTGTTGATACAGCGAGAAAATGTACCGTTTCGACACTCATTTCCTATTTAGTTGGTGCTGCGGCTCACGAATGGAAAAGTTTGCGACACGTAGCAGATGTCACACCGAGTATGGGGCTCCTTTCGGTTGAGCATTCTTCGCTTTCGAAAAGATTAAAAGACCTGGATTACCACATCATGAAACGGATTTTTGATGTGGTTAGTGGCAAACTCAATCGGTCTGCGAAACGTTCTCTCTCCATGAATAAAGAGCTGTTAGCCGTCGATTCAACAACGATTACGGTTGGAAAAAACCGATTACCCTGGGCGCTTTATCACGGCGAACGTTCAGGAATCAAACTCCATGTCAGTTTCACGAATGAAAGCGCCATGCCTTTGAAAGTGATAGAGACAATCGGTTTAAAACATGATGGTCCAATCGGAGAAAGCCTAAAAGACAAGCGATTTGTCCTAGTTGGTGACCGTGCGTATTTTTCGATTGATAAAGTGGATCGCTATGTAAAAGAAAAACAGGATTTTGTCATTCGTTTAAAAGATAACCTTCACTTGAATCAAAAAAAATCATTGAAATACACGCCAAGTAAGGGTTCCAACGTTACGGCTGATTTCACTTGTACAATGGGTACTCCTCAAAAACAAACGGAAAAGCGCCATCGTGTCGTGGAATTTATCGATTACGAAGGCAAAACAATGCGCGTTGTGACTAGTTTGATGAACATCACACCGGAAGAAATTGCGAATATGTACAAATCACGCTGGGCAATCGAATCATTTTTTCGCTGGATTAAACAAAATTTGAATGTGCCGATTCTTTTTGGCACAACACCCAATGCGGTATTTAATCAATTGTTCGCTGCATTGATTACGTACGTTTTATTAAATTTTTTACACAAGCAAGGTCAAAAGAAAAAGGGGACAAAATCTCTGTCATTCGCAGGTTTTTCACGCCTGTTTCTTTGTGCTGCCTTGCCTTTTGAATGGCGCTTGTGTATCAATGAAACTTTGGCGTTTTACCGGAAGCTTTACGAATAA
- a CDS encoding elongation factor G-binding protein has protein sequence MNNQTIQPFLTVANYHLLEQQMNKLLQALATTKDKNVILAVHGIIDSDIRSKLSLTDAQAQLIEQVFSVMDRAQGEEYLAQLIPYVIPFKAITASTLKNLFKKEKKLKLPKLEEMDFQHISYLAWDDPGTHRKYIVIEQGEQLKAIKGTFSNTTIRGICALCNRHSDVGLLTTTVKGNIVGTFTNHSNYICADSQACNQHVTDIEKTQAFFERITQ, from the coding sequence ATGAATAATCAAACTATACAGCCGTTTTTAACGGTCGCAAACTACCATTTACTTGAACAACAAATGAATAAATTATTGCAAGCACTAGCTACGACAAAAGATAAAAATGTCATCCTTGCCGTACATGGCATTATCGATAGCGACATTAGGTCAAAATTATCGCTTACTGATGCGCAAGCACAATTAATAGAACAGGTCTTTTCTGTGATGGATCGTGCACAGGGGGAAGAGTATTTAGCACAATTAATTCCCTATGTTATTCCCTTTAAAGCCATCACAGCAAGCACACTGAAAAATCTATTTAAAAAAGAGAAAAAATTAAAGCTACCAAAGCTTGAAGAGATGGATTTTCAGCACATTAGTTATTTAGCCTGGGATGACCCTGGTACACATCGAAAATACATCGTAATCGAGCAAGGTGAACAACTAAAAGCAATCAAAGGCACATTCTCCAACACAACCATTCGAGGTATATGTGCCCTTTGCAATCGGCATTCTGATGTAGGTCTATTGACAACCACTGTCAAAGGAAATATCGTCGGAACGTTCACCAATCATAGTAATTATATTTGCGCAGATAGCCAGGCTTGTAATCAGCATGTAACGGATATAGAAAAGACACAGGCATTTTTTGAGCGCATCACACAATAA
- a CDS encoding IS5/IS1182 family transposase — protein sequence MFKDYNMNQVVLPLDLEIKLQENDIAYAINDLVESIPNEALDLFLRSTGCPAYHPRMMLKIILCAYTQSVFSGRKIEDLVKDSVRMMWLAQGYEPSYRTINRFRVHPAVKELLRQCFVQFRCQLVQEKLIENEAIFIDGTKIEANANKFTFVWKKSIEKYHNGLIEKSNQLYDELLEKEIIPEIERENEKELALEDLAQMVEKVDEAIAEYDRKIEDSSDVAERKALRTERKFPKKARKQLIDYIERKLKYQRDFEIFDERNSYSKTDPDATFMRMKDDYMKNGQLKAGYNIQVATEGQYALAYSIFPNPADTRTLIPFLDEIEQHYFKLPKHIVADAGYGSEQNYDDILSNRKREALITYTMYVKEQKKTYKQNEFNTANWDYDKENDRYTCPNQQHLVFKYRTTKTDKYDFTREFKVYECEDCSGCPLRSLCTKAKEGNNRKLMVNEKWEQQKEYVRAKLSEEKTSTLYRQRKIDVEPVFGFLKANLRFTRFSVRGKSKVENEMGLALMAVNLRKFTAIS from the coding sequence ATGTTTAAAGATTATAACATGAATCAAGTTGTTTTACCGTTAGATTTAGAAATAAAACTTCAAGAAAATGATATCGCCTACGCCATCAATGATTTAGTGGAAAGTATTCCAAATGAAGCGTTGGATTTATTTCTTAGAAGCACGGGTTGTCCCGCTTATCATCCACGAATGATGTTAAAAATTATTCTGTGTGCTTACACCCAATCGGTTTTCTCTGGAAGAAAAATTGAAGATCTCGTAAAAGACAGTGTTCGAATGATGTGGTTAGCTCAAGGTTATGAACCGAGCTATCGAACAATTAATCGTTTTCGTGTTCATCCAGCGGTAAAGGAATTATTACGCCAATGTTTTGTCCAATTTCGTTGTCAGCTTGTGCAAGAAAAGCTGATTGAGAATGAAGCTATTTTTATCGACGGAACTAAGATTGAAGCGAATGCCAACAAATTTACATTCGTGTGGAAAAAGTCGATTGAGAAATATCATAACGGACTAATTGAAAAGTCAAACCAGCTATACGATGAACTACTTGAAAAAGAAATCATCCCAGAAATTGAACGGGAAAATGAAAAGGAATTAGCATTGGAAGACCTCGCTCAAATGGTCGAAAAAGTAGATGAAGCGATCGCTGAATATGATCGAAAAATTGAGGACTCATCAGATGTAGCAGAGCGAAAGGCTTTAAGAACGGAACGGAAATTCCCAAAGAAAGCCCGCAAACAATTAATCGACTATATTGAACGCAAACTAAAATACCAAAGAGACTTCGAAATCTTTGACGAACGAAATAGTTATTCGAAAACAGACCCAGATGCGACATTTATGCGTATGAAAGATGACTATATGAAAAATGGTCAATTGAAGGCAGGTTATAACATACAAGTGGCAACAGAAGGTCAGTATGCGCTTGCCTACAGCATTTTTCCAAACCCAGCGGATACACGTACATTAATCCCATTTTTAGATGAAATCGAACAACATTATTTTAAGCTACCAAAACACATCGTCGCAGATGCCGGATATGGCAGTGAACAAAATTATGATGATATCCTTTCGAATCGTAAGCGAGAAGCTTTAATCACGTACACCATGTATGTAAAAGAACAGAAGAAAACGTATAAGCAAAACGAATTCAATACAGCGAACTGGGATTATGATAAAGAAAATGATCGATACACATGCCCAAACCAACAACATCTTGTATTTAAATATCGTACCACGAAAACGGATAAGTATGATTTCACGCGTGAGTTTAAGGTATATGAATGTGAAGACTGTTCCGGATGCCCCCTCCGTTCATTATGTACAAAAGCAAAAGAAGGAAATAATCGTAAGTTAATGGTGAATGAGAAGTGGGAACAACAAAAAGAATATGTGAGAGCAAAGCTTTCAGAAGAAAAAACGAGTACCCTTTATCGTCAACGCAAAATTGACGTGGAACCAGTTTTTGGATTCTTGAAGGCTAATTTGCGTTTCACTCGATTTTCTGTACGAGGAAAATCGAAGGTGGAAAACGAGATGGGCCTCGCATTAATGGCCGTGAATTTAAGAAAATTCACAGCCATTAGCTAA
- a CDS encoding oligosaccharide repeat unit polymerase yields the protein MKQFFGKLNKIDTFSPYFFLPFILVLYFFTSMFDWHKFEQFNITVSIWPPVILAVICYYIGVYVIDKLQWTIPSFGLSFLSRYVIHFIVFLTILGLGAYILMTFEGGFGISDESNRRNLDPKLNFFSQLLWFGVLLLLSYKMILEKHMNWKKACIYGAVFAAVMFLFLLMAYRTPLIIMLFTGIIIFHYVVKRVKLTWFLTTLFVIGFAFSMFSFLRVISEDQSLAFNKRDQPDIELLEEEAREKLLTAEQKVNLTPQWIRAINAESVTSHIVLSTIIEYTQQEGYLHGQIHKGIFSTVLPGKQISPRMKVSEVVNSISVEKGIIITRENRTTTPTFIGQLFLDGGYLLVAIGFFLYGVLISLVYNKVKQEGIRSFHSVAYAFIITLFTVSMHTGLLDLILVLMLGFVIIASSVIKMDKQTVRY from the coding sequence ATGAAACAATTTTTTGGAAAATTAAATAAAATCGATACATTTTCACCGTATTTCTTTTTACCCTTTATTTTAGTACTCTATTTTTTCACAAGTATGTTTGATTGGCATAAGTTTGAACAATTTAATATAACTGTATCGATTTGGCCACCCGTTATTTTAGCAGTGATTTGCTATTACATAGGTGTTTACGTTATTGACAAACTACAATGGACCATTCCTTCATTTGGTCTGTCATTTTTAAGCAGATATGTGATTCATTTTATTGTGTTTCTTACTATTCTTGGTTTAGGTGCTTATATATTAATGACGTTTGAGGGCGGATTTGGTATTTCTGATGAATCTAATCGCCGGAATCTAGATCCAAAGCTGAACTTCTTTAGTCAATTACTATGGTTTGGCGTTTTATTGCTCTTGTCGTACAAAATGATATTAGAAAAGCATATGAACTGGAAAAAGGCATGCATATATGGTGCTGTTTTTGCGGCTGTAATGTTCTTATTTTTATTAATGGCTTACCGAACACCATTGATTATTATGTTGTTTACTGGCATTATCATTTTTCACTACGTAGTGAAACGAGTGAAACTAACATGGTTTTTAACAACGTTGTTTGTTATTGGTTTTGCATTCTCCATGTTTAGTTTTTTACGAGTAATATCGGAGGATCAATCATTAGCATTCAATAAGCGAGATCAGCCAGATATTGAGTTGTTGGAAGAAGAGGCAAGAGAGAAGCTATTAACGGCTGAACAAAAGGTGAACTTAACCCCACAATGGATACGTGCCATTAATGCGGAAAGTGTGACTAGTCATATTGTGTTAAGTACAATTATTGAATATACACAACAGGAAGGCTATTTACATGGTCAAATCCATAAAGGAATTTTTAGTACAGTATTACCTGGTAAGCAAATTTCACCTCGAATGAAGGTATCAGAGGTTGTCAATTCGATTAGTGTAGAGAAGGGAATAATTATCACACGTGAAAATCGCACGACTACGCCAACCTTTATTGGTCAATTGTTTTTAGATGGTGGCTATTTGTTAGTGGCGATTGGTTTCTTCCTTTACGGTGTCTTAATTTCACTTGTTTATAATAAGGTGAAGCAAGAGGGTATCCGTAGTTTCCATTCAGTTGCTTATGCATTTATCATTACGCTTTTCACAGTTTCAATGCATACAGGATTACTTGATTTAATCTTAGTTTTGATGTTAGGCTTTGTTATCATTGCATCTTCCGTTATTAAAATGGATAAACAGACTGTCCGTTATTAA
- a CDS encoding DNA ligase codes for MLLHMGNNNEIVDDPNWIYDIKWDGWRILLHKLGDRVEAYTRHGNNVTAKFPELQEVGRSIKENTAIIDCEGVVLRNGVSVFDDFAFRGMLTNKSKIEQATITHPATFIAFDILATDKPHTNQPLVERKEILSSIIEPSNSLLVTPSIVGNGSDIFKLTKDKGMEGIVGKQSNSTYKTNHRSHDWLKYKHFKVMDVTILGYKENPFTMLVGKQLSNGKYKPLANVEFGFKPEEKRAFREIAKQIVTKVDRDMIWLEPRLYCKVQYLEKTQSGMLRITSFKGFDFDKVHEVI; via the coding sequence ATGTTACTTCATATGGGTAACAACAATGAAATAGTTGATGATCCAAATTGGATTTACGATATAAAATGGGATGGCTGGCGCATCCTTTTGCATAAATTGGGTGACAGAGTAGAGGCTTATACACGGCATGGAAACAACGTTACAGCTAAGTTTCCTGAGCTTCAAGAAGTTGGTCGTTCTATTAAGGAGAACACAGCAATCATAGACTGCGAAGGTGTAGTCTTGCGAAACGGTGTATCTGTATTTGATGACTTTGCTTTCAGAGGCATGCTCACTAATAAAAGCAAGATTGAACAAGCTACTATAACTCATCCAGCTACTTTTATTGCTTTTGATATATTAGCGACTGATAAGCCCCATACAAATCAGCCTTTAGTGGAGCGCAAAGAAATCTTATCGTCAATTATCGAACCTTCAAATAGTTTACTTGTGACACCTTCAATAGTAGGTAACGGCAGCGATATTTTTAAACTAACTAAGGACAAGGGCATGGAAGGTATAGTAGGAAAGCAAAGTAATTCCACATACAAAACTAATCACAGATCGCATGATTGGCTGAAATATAAGCATTTTAAAGTAATGGATGTTACCATTTTAGGCTACAAAGAAAATCCTTTTACTATGCTGGTAGGGAAGCAATTAAGTAATGGTAAATATAAACCACTTGCAAATGTAGAGTTCGGCTTTAAACCTGAGGAAAAAAGGGCATTTAGAGAAATTGCAAAGCAGATTGTAACGAAGGTAGATAGAGACATGATTTGGCTGGAGCCAAGGTTGTATTGCAAAGTTCAATATTTAGAAAAAACTCAATCTGGAATGCTGAGAATTACATCTTTTAAAGGATTTGATTTTGATAAAGTACATGAAGTTATATAA
- a CDS encoding aconitate hydratase: MINHEDRSLLYEYIKLDMAIKSLQQDYPSLEKLKMSKVYIGVVDGLLKNIRNDFYNKKRLLGQKGIRVVKWVKTSEHFSEVTIATKGEDEVLQYAKQALKMQVEELIFGYLNK; this comes from the coding sequence ATGATTAATCATGAAGATCGTAGCTTGTTGTACGAGTATATAAAATTAGACATGGCAATAAAGTCTTTACAACAAGATTATCCATCGCTTGAAAAGTTGAAAATGTCTAAAGTTTATATAGGTGTTGTAGATGGTTTATTAAAAAATATAAGAAATGATTTTTACAATAAAAAACGATTGTTAGGACAAAAAGGTATTCGAGTTGTGAAATGGGTTAAAACTAGTGAACATTTTAGTGAGGTAACTATCGCTACTAAAGGGGAAGATGAGGTGCTACAGTATGCGAAGCAAGCGTTAAAGATGCAAGTTGAAGAATTAATATTTGGTTACTTAAACAAATAA
- a CDS encoding YolD-like family protein, with protein MIRDRGNMKWTAMMLSEHLVEIKKWKQEQFYDKKRDLTEWEIEEIELTIQRSLKLRKLVTLTLWDNNKLHDKTGLVTGMDPIKKEMLLDTDLAIKHIAFNDIQAAKLVDADD; from the coding sequence ATGATACGTGATCGTGGCAACATGAAATGGACAGCGATGATGCTTTCAGAGCATTTAGTTGAGATTAAGAAATGGAAGCAAGAACAGTTTTATGATAAAAAGCGTGATTTAACTGAGTGGGAAATAGAGGAGATTGAACTTACTATTCAACGATCTTTAAAGCTACGAAAGCTTGTTACACTCACGCTATGGGATAATAATAAGTTACATGACAAAACTGGATTAGTCACAGGAATGGACCCAATAAAGAAGGAAATGTTATTGGATACAGATTTAGCCATAAAACATATTGCTTTTAATGATATTCAAGCTGCGAAGTTGGTAGATGCTGATGATTAA
- a CDS encoding phage holin: protein MKINWKVRLKHKPFLVAAFALILLLVQQIGTLFGYDTTIYNERVTELFNTVLAFLVLIGVVVDPTTPGTNDSDRAMTYERKDDIND from the coding sequence ATGAAGATTAATTGGAAAGTACGTTTAAAACACAAGCCATTTTTAGTGGCAGCATTCGCATTAATACTATTATTAGTTCAACAAATTGGTACATTATTCGGCTACGATACAACAATCTACAACGAGCGAGTAACAGAGTTATTTAACACTGTGCTCGCTTTTTTAGTGCTCATTGGAGTAGTGGTTGACCCAACAACACCAGGCACAAATGATAGTGACAGAGCTATGACGTATGAACGAAAGGATGACATAAATGACTAA
- a CDS encoding acyltransferase — protein sequence MIKTLTSLRFFAALAVFMSHSFILQNSDKTKPIFDRIFFEGYLGVTFFFVLSGFILVYNYYDKFDNLNTKKLTSFYKARFARIYPVYIASFLISIPLILKEIPFNLIDFSIKALANIFMVQSFFSDRTIYFSFNWVAWSISDEMFFYLLFPFLVYFLTKFKKKSSNLFIIAFSITTFIITILSVWIFKDTLKAHWVFYIFPPFRFIDFFIGITMGIIFLKIKRVKCSAKTFTVLELTATALLIVAVLYAPHIHQTLRLWGYYLPFLALIIWIFAFQKGFISQLISNKVFIHLGEISFSFYMIHQLVIRYLEGYVTYLNSHPIIFVSVALLISLISSHIIYKYYEIPLKNKLNGLK from the coding sequence ATGATAAAAACTTTAACCTCATTACGTTTTTTTGCAGCATTAGCAGTTTTTATGTCTCATTCATTCATTCTGCAGAATAGCGATAAAACAAAACCAATATTTGATCGCATTTTCTTCGAAGGATACTTAGGAGTTACGTTTTTCTTTGTACTATCAGGATTTATATTGGTTTACAACTATTACGATAAATTTGACAACTTGAATACAAAAAAACTAACTAGTTTCTATAAGGCTAGGTTCGCTCGTATATATCCTGTTTATATAGCGTCTTTTCTTATTTCTATACCACTGATATTAAAAGAAATTCCTTTCAATTTGATTGATTTTTCAATAAAAGCTCTTGCAAATATTTTTATGGTTCAAAGCTTTTTCTCAGACAGAACAATTTATTTTTCTTTCAACTGGGTAGCTTGGAGTATATCGGATGAAATGTTTTTCTATTTATTATTTCCATTTTTGGTATATTTCTTAACTAAATTTAAAAAGAAAAGCTCTAATTTATTTATTATAGCTTTCTCTATAACAACATTTATTATAACTATATTGTCAGTTTGGATATTTAAGGATACATTAAAAGCCCATTGGGTATTTTATATTTTCCCGCCTTTTAGATTTATAGACTTTTTCATTGGAATTACAATGGGAATAATTTTCTTGAAAATTAAAAGGGTGAAATGTAGTGCAAAAACATTTACCGTTTTGGAACTCACTGCTACAGCACTATTAATAGTTGCAGTTTTATATGCACCACATATACACCAAACATTAAGACTATGGGGATACTACTTACCTTTTTTAGCATTAATAATTTGGATTTTTGCTTTTCAAAAAGGATTCATTTCTCAACTAATTTCTAATAAAGTATTCATACATTTAGGGGAGATTAGTTTTTCCTTTTATATGATTCACCAATTAGTTATTCGTTATCTTGAAGGATATGTGACTTATTTAAATTCTCATCCTATCATTTTTGTAAGTGTCGCACTTTTGATATCATTAATCTCTAGTCATATAATTTATAAATACTATGAAATACCGTTAAAGAATAAATTAAATGGGCTTAAGTAA
- a CDS encoding phage tail protein — MTTPFSLDASFEDLQAMKRANVASLDPNLDMRETSPLFNATVVNSLETVQMLMTMKYLIDLVYADTAPREYLIRRAAERGLKPYLATKAKLKGEFNIDVPIGSRFSLDELNYVVIEKITIGQFILECETSGALGNMFLGPIVPIEYINNLQWARLTAVLIPGEDEEGTEAFRQRYFNSFESQEFGGNRADYKEKVGKMEGVGGVRVYRAKYGSGTVGLTIIDAQYRKPTQLLIDKVQELVDPLNLQGEGVGTAPIDHVVTVSSVNETTINVTLNITYQSGYSWPDIETDVLMIIDTYFKELAEQWAKSVTYEEDHSGVIVRISQIETRLLALPGIVDIVDTQLNGDTSNIELNMEAIPKRGVVSG, encoded by the coding sequence ATGACAACACCATTCAGTCTAGATGCTTCATTCGAAGATTTACAAGCAATGAAACGTGCAAATGTGGCATCCTTGGACCCTAATTTAGATATGCGAGAGACATCACCACTCTTCAATGCTACTGTTGTGAACTCACTAGAAACTGTACAAATGTTAATGACTATGAAATATCTCATTGACTTAGTGTATGCTGACACGGCCCCACGAGAATATTTAATCCGTCGTGCTGCAGAGCGTGGTTTAAAACCTTATCTAGCGACTAAAGCAAAGCTAAAGGGCGAATTTAATATTGATGTACCAATCGGCAGTAGATTTAGCTTGGATGAATTGAACTATGTTGTAATTGAAAAAATTACAATCGGTCAATTTATTTTGGAGTGTGAAACTTCTGGTGCTTTAGGAAATATGTTTCTGGGACCAATTGTGCCTATCGAATATATTAATAATTTACAGTGGGCTAGATTAACAGCCGTGCTTATTCCTGGGGAAGATGAGGAAGGGACTGAGGCTTTTCGTCAACGATATTTCAATTCCTTTGAATCACAGGAATTCGGCGGTAACAGGGCTGACTACAAAGAAAAAGTAGGGAAGATGGAAGGTGTAGGCGGTGTACGAGTTTATCGTGCTAAATATGGATCTGGTACTGTCGGGCTAACCATCATTGATGCACAATATCGAAAGCCTACTCAATTATTGATTGATAAAGTACAAGAACTAGTTGACCCATTAAACTTACAAGGCGAAGGTGTTGGTACTGCTCCAATAGATCATGTAGTTACAGTATCAAGTGTTAACGAAACTACTATTAACGTCACCTTGAATATCACTTATCAAAGTGGTTATTCATGGCCTGACATTGAAACAGATGTATTAATGATTATTGATACTTATTTTAAGGAATTGGCTGAACAATGGGCGAAATCGGTGACATATGAAGAAGATCATAGTGGTGTTATTGTACGTATTTCACAAATTGAGACAAGATTACTTGCATTGCCTGGCATCGTAGATATTGTCGATACGCAATTAAATGGTGATACATCAAATATTGAATTGAATATGGAAGCTATTCCGAAACGTGGTGTTGTGAGTGGTTAA
- a CDS encoding DUF2634 domain-containing protein produces the protein MLPQVDLENDGLVPDFEEVIEPSKAHKLYIDKNRCVGFVDEIEAMKQAIFLMLSIERYDHIIYSWNNFVELKDLFGMPTSYVASEVPRRIRECLLQDDRINEVDSFVVTTHKNKVHVQYTAHTIFGDITGEKEVIYT, from the coding sequence ATGTTACCACAAGTAGATTTAGAAAATGATGGTCTAGTTCCTGATTTTGAAGAGGTTATCGAGCCATCAAAAGCACATAAATTATATATTGATAAAAATCGCTGTGTTGGCTTTGTAGATGAAATAGAAGCCATGAAACAAGCGATTTTTTTAATGCTCTCAATTGAGCGTTATGACCATATTATTTACAGCTGGAATAATTTTGTGGAGTTAAAAGACTTGTTTGGGATGCCTACATCATATGTGGCTAGTGAAGTTCCTAGACGTATCCGTGAATGTTTATTACAAGATGACCGGATTAATGAAGTGGATTCCTTTGTGGTGACAACTCACAAAAATAAGGTACACGTCCAGTACACAGCTCACACAATTTTTGGTGATATTACTGGTGAGAAAGAGGTGATATACACATGA
- a CDS encoding peptidoglycan-binding protein: protein MYNFFMDGVQFPVAPPELSTKINGRNETIVLLNDGEVNVIKKPGLTDIEFEVLLPNVKYPFAVYTNGFQPATFYLEKLEKLKVDDKPFQFIVNRMMPNGNLLFDTNMTVTIEDYEIIESAENGFDVTVRISLKQYKAYGNKRIVTKPATASSNASNTSNTATTQKAVVEQTRPTTGKETPKTHTVKSGETLWAIAKKYLGDGSKYTELAKLNKISNPNVIKVGQVIKLG, encoded by the coding sequence ATGTATAACTTTTTTATGGATGGTGTACAGTTTCCTGTTGCGCCTCCAGAATTATCTACGAAGATTAATGGTAGAAACGAAACCATCGTATTATTGAACGATGGAGAAGTAAATGTAATTAAAAAGCCGGGGCTAACGGATATTGAGTTTGAGGTATTACTCCCAAACGTCAAATATCCGTTTGCTGTTTATACGAATGGTTTTCAGCCAGCTACGTTTTATCTAGAAAAATTAGAGAAATTGAAGGTTGATGACAAGCCTTTTCAATTCATTGTAAATCGTATGATGCCAAATGGTAATCTCCTTTTTGATACCAATATGACGGTAACTATTGAAGATTACGAAATCATCGAATCGGCAGAGAATGGCTTTGATGTAACAGTTAGAATTTCATTAAAACAGTACAAGGCTTATGGCAACAAACGTATTGTAACAAAGCCTGCTACAGCATCTAGCAATGCTTCTAACACGTCCAATACAGCAACTACTCAAAAGGCTGTAGTAGAACAAACACGCCCGACAACAGGCAAAGAGACACCAAAAACACATACAGTTAAATCAGGTGAAACATTATGGGCTATTGCTAAAAAATACTTAGGTGATGGCTCCAAATATACCGAACTAGCAAAATTAAATAAAATCAGTAATCCAAATGTTATAAAGGTTGGGCAGGTGATTAAACTTGGCTAA